A single genomic interval of Antechinus flavipes isolate AdamAnt ecotype Samford, QLD, Australia chromosome 1, AdamAnt_v2, whole genome shotgun sequence harbors:
- the ZFAND2A gene encoding AN1-type zinc finger protein 2A, with protein MEFPDLGKHCSEKTCKQLDFLPLNCAACDKVFCKAHIQLEQHKCSAAYKKDVQVPVCPLCHVPVPVARGQTADVVVGQHMDKDCKYNPARDKKIFVHRCSKEGCKKKEMFELLCDQCNDNFCIKHRHPLDHNCKHIGHPISREGCAAIMRASESSGASNKLSSSWLAQRLSGKQKS; from the exons ATGGAATTTCCAGACTTGGGAAAGCATTGTTCTGAAAAAACTTGCAAGCAACTGG ATTTTCTTCCATTAAACTGTGCCGCATGTGACAAAGTCTTTTGTAAAGCTCATATTCAATTGGAGCAGCATAAATGCAGTGCTGCATATAAAAAG GATGTACAGGTCCCAGTGTGTCCACTTTGTCATGTCCCTGTTCCAGTAGCACGGGGACAAACCGCAGATGTTGTGGTTGGACAACATATGGATAAAGACTGTAAATATAACCCAGCTCGGGACAAAAAG ATTTTTGTACACCGGTGTTCAAAGGAGGgatgcaagaaaaaagaaatgtttgagcTGCTTTGTGACCAGTGTAATGACAACTTCTGTATTAAGCACAGGCATCCTTTGGATCATAACTGCAAACATATTGGCCATCCCATCTCCAGAGAAGG GTGTGCAGCTATAATGAGAGCTTCTGAATCATCTGGAGCTTCAAACAAATTATCTTCCAGTTGGCTAGCTCAGCGATTAAG cGGTAAACAGAAGAGTTGA